Within uncultured Fusobacterium sp., the genomic segment TAATATTACAGAAGCTGGTCCTAACGTATTCCGTGTATGTTTTACAGACCCTTACCAAGGAGTTATTTTAGCAAATCTAGCTAAAAATAATCTAAATGCTAAGACAGTAGCTATTATGGTAAATAACTCTAGTGACTATTCAGATGGAGTTGCAGAAGCTTTTGTTAAAGAAGCTGAAAGATTAGGATTAAAAATTGTAGCAAAAGAAGGTTATGCAGAGGGAGATAAAGATTTCAGAGCACAACTTACAAAAGTAGCAGCTACAAATCCAGATGTATTATTAGTACCAGATTATTATGAACAAGTAGCTTTAATCACTACTCAAGCTAGAGAAGTTGGAGTTAAATCTACTTTCATCGGACCAGATGGATGGGATGGAGTTGCAAAAGCATTAGACTCTTCAGCTTATGGAGCTATTGAAAATAGTTACTTTACAAATCACTATTCAGTAGAAGATCAAAATGAAAAAGTTCAAAATTTCTTAAAAGCATATAGAGAAAAATATAAAGATGAACCTTCTGCTTTCTCAGCTCTTTCATATGACGCTGCTTACTTAATGAAAGATGCTATAGAAAAAGCTGGTTCAACAGATAAAGAAGCTGTAGTAAAAGCAATGAAAGAAAGTAACTTTGATGGAGTAACAGGACACTTAAGATTCGACGAAAAGAATAACCCTGTAAAAGCTGTTGCTGTTTTAAAAGTTGTTAATGGAAATTATACTTTTGATTCTGTAATTCAACCAGAATAATTAAAAATTTAGATAAAGAATTTAGAGATTGATTTATTATTAAGAAGAAATTGATTAACTAAATTTAATATATTTATGTTAATCAATTTCTTTTCTTAAGTTTTTTATCTAAAAATATTGAGAGGAGAGAGAAAGAAAAATGGAATTTATTATGCAAATTATAAATGGACTACAAATTGGTAGTATTTATGCTTTAGTTTCACTAGGGTATACGATGGTTTATGGAATAGCACAACTTATTAACTTTGCTCATGGAGATATTATTATGGTGGGAGCTTATGTTTCTCTATTTAGTATTCCAGTTTTCACAAGAATGGGATTACCCGTGTGGCTTACAGTAGTACCTGCTATTGTCTTATGTGTGGTCTTAGGAATGTTAACAGAAAGAGTAGCTTATAGACCTCTTAGAAATTCTCCAAGAATTTCTAACTTAATCACAGCCATAGGAGTAAGCTTATTCCTAGAAAATCTTTTTATGAAAATTTTTACTCCAAATACTAGAGCTTTCCCAAAAGTATTTACACAAGAGCCAATTAGATTTGGAGAGATATATTTAAACTATGGAACTGTTGTAACTATTGTATTAACTTTAATTCTATCTATAGGATTACAATATTTTATGAAAAAGACTAAATATGGAAAAGCTATGTTAGCTACAAGTGAAGATTATGGAGCAGCTAAATTAGTAGGAATTAATGTTAATAGTACTATTCAATTAACATTTGCAATAGGTAGTGGATTAGCTGCTATTGCTTCAGTACTTTATGTTTCTGCTTATCCTCAAGTACAACCTCTTATGGGATCTATGTTAGGAATAAAAGCTTTTATAGCTGCAGTATTAGGAGGAATTGGAATTCTTCCAGGAGCAGTAATAGGAGGATTTATTCTTGGAATTGTTGAAAGTTTAACAAGAGCTTATCTATCATCACAATTAGCAGATGCTTTTGTGTTTGCTATATTAATTATAGTATTACTTGTTAAACCAACAGGATTATTAGGAAAGAATATAAGAGAAAAGGTATAGGAGGAAAGAAAGATGAATCATGTAAAAAGATGGAGTTATGCTCTAACTCTAATTTTGGTAGTAATTGGGTATTTTTTATTGACAGGTCTTATATCTTCTGGAATGATTTCAAGATATCAGACTACTGTAATGATATTTATATGTATTAATATTATTTTAGCTGTAAGTTTAAATATAACAGTTGGTTGTCTTGGACAAATTACAATTGGACATGCTGGATTTATGTCAGTAGGGGCCTATACAGCTGCTTTAGTTGCTAAAACTGGAATAGTTGAAGGATTACCAGGATATATTATAGCTTTAATAATTGGTGGAATAGTTGCGGGAATAATTGGGGTTATTATTGGAATACCTGCTTTAAGATTAAATGGAGATTATTTAGCAATTATAACTCTTGCCTTTGGAGAGATTATAAGGGTTTTAATAGAGTATTTTGATTTTACAGGTGGTGCACAAGGACTTAGAGGAATCCCTCGTTTTAATAATTTTGGTATTATTTATATCATAATGGTTGCCTGTGTTATGATGATGTTTTCTCTTATGACAAGTCGTCATGGAAGAGCAATTTTATCAATTAGAGATGATGAAATAGCTAGTGGAGCTTCAGGAATTAATACTACATATTATAAAACATTTGCTTTTACAGTTTCAGCTATATTTGCTGGAGTAGCTGGTGGAATTTATGCTCACAATTTAGGAATATTAGGAGCAAGACAATTTGACTTTAACTATTCAATAAATATATTAGTTATGGTAGTATTAGGTGGAATGGGAAGTTTTACAGGATCAATTATTTCTGCTATTGCTTTAACTATTTTACCTGAAGTTTTAAGAGAGTTTTCAGATTATCGTATGATTGTTTATTCTTTATTATTAATTTTAACTATGATTTTCCGTCCAACAGGTTTATTAGGACGTAAAGAGTTTCAAATTTCAAAATTTGTAGAAAGATTTATTGTAAAGAAGAAGGGGGCAACAAATGGCAAATAGAATTTTACATGCTCAAGATATAAATATAACTTTTGGTGCTCTTAGAGCCGTTAGTGATTTTAATTTAGAATTAAGAGAAAAAGAGTTAGTTGGATTAATAGGACCTAACGGAGCAGGAAAAACTACAGTATTTAATATTTTAACTGGAGTATATTCTGCAACTTCAGGAACTTATACATTTAATGGAGAAATTGTAAAGAAAACTCCTACATATAAATTAGTAAAAAAAGGATTAGCTAGAACTTTCCAAAATATAAGACTTTTTAAATATATGAGTGTATTAGACAATGTATTAGTTGCTAATAACTTTAATATGAAATATGGAATATTTACTGGAACATTCCGTTTACCTAAATTCTGGCTTGAAGAGAGAAAAGCTAAAAAGAAAGCTTTAAATCTTTTAAGAATATTTGATTTAGATAAATATGCTGATGCTCCAGCAGGAAGTCTTCCTTATGGACAACAAAGAAAATTAGAGATAGCTAGAGCAATGGCTACAAATCCAAAAGTATTACTACTTGATGAACCTGCAGCAGGAATGAACCCAACAGAAACAGAAGAATTAATGAAAACTATAAAACTTATTAGAGATAAATTTGGAATTGCTATATTACTTATTGAACATGATATGAAATTAGTTTTAGGAATTTGTGAAAGATTAATTGTTTTAGATCATGGAACTATAATTGCAAGTGGAGATCCACAAAAAGTTGTAAATGACCCAGCTGTTGTTACTGCTTATCTTGGAAAAGATGATGATAATTTTGAAGAGGAGGAAGAATAATGAGAAAAGAAACAATGCTTGAAGTAAAAGATTTACATGTATATTATGATAATATCCACGCTTTAAAAGGAATCTCTTTAAAAGTTGGAAAAGGAGAAGTTGTTTCTTTAATAGGTGCTAACGGAGCAGGAAAAACTACTACTCTTCAAACTATATCTGGACTTATTCATGCAAAACATGGAAGTATTATCTTTGAAGGAGAAGATATAACAAAAATAGAGTGTCATAAAATTTGTGAAAAAGGAATAGCTCAAGTTCCAGAAGGGAGAAGAGTTTTTGCTAGATTACCTGTAAAAGATAACTTAAAATTAGGTGCTTTTACTGTAAATGATACTCCTGAAAATCTTGAAAAAGATAGAGCAAAATTTTATGAAGTATTTCCAAGAATGGCTGAAAGAAAAAATCAATTAGCAGGAACATTATCTGGAGGAGAACAACAGATGCTTGCTATGGGAAGAGCATTAATGAGTAGACCTAAATTACTTATATTAGATGAACCTTCTATGGGATTATCTCCATTATTTGTAAAAGAGATTTTCTCAGTAATTAAAAGATTAAAAGAAGCTGGAACCACTATTCTATTAGTAGAACAAAATGCTAAAATGGCTCTTTCAGTAGCTGATTATGCTTATGTTATAGAAACAGGAAAAATTACTATGGAAGGATATGCTAAAGATTTACTAAATAATGCTGATGTTAAAAAAGCTTATTTAGGAGCTTAATTAATTTGCTTTCTCACTACTTTCAATAGAGGGTGTTGTAAAATTTTTACAGCACCCTCATTTTAATTACTTCTTAAATTGTAAAATAAAATCCTTATCCTCTTTACTTACTCTTGTAGATTCTCTTATCTTTTGTATTGCTTTATTTTGTATCCAACTATCTAAGCCATTATTTTTTAGATACTCCATAGTTTTATCTCTAAATTTAATAAACATTATTGAAATTAACCAAGCTTGAGCCATTTTTACGTAGTACTCTTTATTAGTTATAGAGGAACAAAGAGAAAAAATTTCGTTTATATATTTTTCCTCTAAATAATAACTAAGTAAAATAACTAATCCAAATCTTATTCTCCACCTTTCATTAGATAATACACACTCTTTTATAAAATTATAATATATATCTTTTTCTTTCTTTAAGAATTTTAAATTTCCTACTGTTATATCACATATAGCCCAGTTATCAATTTCATTTATAAAATTATTTAAGTAATATCTTCTAGTTTCAAAGTTACATTTTATAAAACCTAAAGTTAATCCTTTAATTACTTCCTCTTCATAGTAATTATTTTGAGAACATTTTATAAAATCTTCCCACTTTCCTTTGGAAATTTCCTTAGCAATCTCTTTTAATTTAGGAGTTCTTATCCCTATTAAATTTTTTTCTGCTCCCAATAGTTTAAAATGAAATTTTTTATATTCAATATCTTCTAAAGAAATTAAATAGTTTATAAACTCCTGATAATTTTCTTCATTCCAAATAATATTTTTTAAATTCATATTTTACACCCTATTCATATCTATATTTTATTCCTAATTTTTTTAAAAGAATTTCATCTACTTTACCTGTTACTTTCATATTATTATCTTTTTGGAAATTACTAATAGCTTGTTCCCCTTTATAACCTTTCCATAATAAAACTGTATAGACATCATCTTCAGAATAGATTAATCTTTTTGTTTTCTCTTCTTTAATTATCTTTTTATCTTCAACTTTTTGTGAAATTTTTTCTTGTACTTTTTCAATTAGATTATTATTACTTTCTTTTTTAGGTTTAATTTCTTCTTTGACAGGTTCTTTTGTTGATTTGGAGCTAATATTTTTAGGATTAAAAAATGATAAATAAATTATATTAAGTAATATTACTAAAGGGATTAAAAATAGAAGTAAGATATTTCTAGTTTTTATTTTTCTATTTAAAATTTTAGTATTTTCTTCAAAAATATGATTATTTGATTTTAAATTACTAATTTCTTCTTTTAATTTTCTATTTTGATATTCATATTCTTGTAAATTTTCTATTTCTTTATTAAGTAGTTTTTTATTTTGCTCATAAATAAAAAGTTTTTCCTTTAATTCTGAAATTTCTTTATCTTTAATTTTTAACTTCTTATCTTTTGAAGTTGAAAAATTCATATATATTAATTTTAAAAAACTTTGTCCTAAATAACTAGGAGTTTTATAATTTATATCAGCTAATTGACATAGAAGTCTATCATCATCTTTTGAATGTCCAATTGCAGTAATAATAGGAAGACCTAATTCTAAAACACTTAAACAAAATAACTCATCATCAAAAAAAGATGTTGTACTACCTCCACCTTTAATAAAAACTACAGCTGAATAATCTTTTTCTTTTCTATATTCTTCAATTTTTATTAAAGTTTTTTTCCATTCCTCTTCAGTAAATTTTGTCCTTAATATATTTTCTTCTTTTTCGAAATCTATTCCAAAGAAAGAAAAAAGATTATTCTTTTGTCTTGATTCTATTTTTTTATCTTTAGAAGTGCTTGTATATAAATCATCTAATATATCATTATTTCCATTATTTCCTTTTTCACTAACAACATATAAAAATTTTAATTCTTTTTTATCAGCTAAACTTTTAATTATCTTATCTTCTGTTAATATATCTTCTTTTTTTCTTTCGCACTCTATTTTGTCTATTTTATTCCTAGCTTCAAGGTATTTTTTAAAAATTTGGGAATCTTCCGTTGTTACTTCATATATATCTTGGACTTGCATTTATAAATAAAATTTTGCTTTATCTGAGTATCTATCTGGAGCTAATTTTAGTTTTCCTACAAATTTATAAAAGTTTCTATCTACAAGGTTAATGTCTATAGGGTTATCTCCTTTTATTAAAGTAATAGAGGGAAGAGTTTGGCAAATTAATTCTCCTAAAAAGTTTTTATTACTACTTGTACGATATTTTCCAGTAAGAGTTATAATTTCATCTTTAGTATTTATTTTGTTTTCTATTAAATTTTCTAATCCTTTTTTTATACTTTCCATAAAATTCTACACTCTCCTTAAAAAATTATTTTTTTCTAACTGAAAATACAAAGTGTGGCATATCCATATTATAGTAATGTTTTATTATAAGATCCCTTTTTTCCATACCATTTTTAATAGCTACTTTTTGTGAAGAAAAATTGTTATCTCTTATTATTGAAAAAACCTCATCTATATTTAAGATATTAAAAGCATATTCCTTACAAGCTTTAGCACTTTCTATAGCATAACCTTTATGCCAAAATTTTTTTTGAAACAGATAGCCAATCTCAACAACTTTTTTATCCTTATAATCTTGTAAAGTAAGTCCACATTGACCAATCATCTCATTATTTTCTTTAAGAATTACTCCCCAAAGTCCAAAGCCATCATTAACATATCTTTTTTGTTGTCTAGTTAACCATTCTTTAACCTCTTCATTAGAAAAAGCATGTTCGTAAGCATACATTACATTTTTATCTTGTAAAATTTTACAAAGATTTTCAAAATCATCATCAGTTAATTTTCTTAAATACAATCTTTCAGTTTCTAAAATTTTATTTTTCATAATTTTCTCCTTTAACAAGTTTACTTAGGATAAATTTCTTTTTTAATCCAGTATTAAATATTAAAGTATCATTCTCAATATTTATCCCTTTTTTTAAAGAGTTTCCATTTTCAACTTTTAAAGAATAATATTTTATCTCTTTTTTATTTATCTCTTTTTCTTCATCATATGTCATATCAGCTTCAAAATTTTTTTTAGGAATTTTTAAAAAATTTTGAAGTTCTATTAATCCTTCAGGATAACTATTATATTGAAGAAATTCATTAATAAATTCTTTTCCAATATTTTCAAAGTTTTCATTTTCAATATAGATATAGGCATCAGTTCTTTTAGTATATGGAACTATTAACTTATTTATAAATCCTAAAGTAATATGTGCATCAGTACCTATTAGTTTTAAAAGTTTAATTAAATTACTATCATTTTTTCCACCAAAAGTTGTTAAAATTATTTCTGGTATAAAAAATTTAACCTTATGGTAATTTTGTAAAATTTTATCATGGGTATTTTCATTGACAATTAAAATACCAGTTTTATTTTCATAATATATCCATGGAGAATTTTTTTCAAATAAATCTAACTTATAATTAAATTCTTTTCTATATTTTTTTAAAAATTCTTCTGTATTTATATTAGTGTCTTTTTCATATAATGAAGTAAAGCTTAAATAATTAAAATTTTCTATATCATTGGGAATAAGGATTCCAGCTACTAACAAATCATTAGCTAAATACTCTTTTTTTGAAAGAACGATTACATTTTTTAAATATTCATCTTTTAAACTATTCAAAAAATACTTTTTAGTATTTTCAAGAAGAAATATATTTTTTTTCATATTAGAAGAAAAATATAGAAAAATTAAATATTCTACTTCATTATTTACAAGTATATTTTGAATCTCTTCATAAAAATTTTCATAAGTTAATAGTACAATTTTTTTCTTTTTATTCTCCATCATATTTTACCCTCTATTTTTTTATATTTCTTAAATATTTTAGCACTTTTTTAAGTAAAATAAAACTTTAATTTTTATTTTGCTACATTTTTTATATTACATATGTATTTACTAATTTAAGATTTTAGTATATAATATTATTCGGACATTGATTTAATAAATAGTAGGAGGAGATATCAATGATTAAATTAATTGGAGTCCTTATAATTTTATTAGGATTTACACTTAAACTAGATACTATTGCTGTAGTATTATTGGCTGGTGTAGCTACAGGATTAGTATCTTCTATGGATTTTACAGAAATATTAAATGTACTAGGAACAGCTTTTGTATCTACTAGATACATGACACTTTTACTTTTAACATTAGCAACTGTTGGAATCCTAGAGAGAAACGGATTAAGAGAAAGAGCAGCCAAATGTATTTCATCATTACAAGGAGCAACTTGTGGAAAGGTTTTAACTCTATATGTAATTATCAGAACAATAGCAGGAGCAATGTCTTTAAGATTAGGAGGACATGTTCAATTTATAAGACCATTAGTATATCCTATGGCAAAGGGTGCTGCTGAAAGAGAAGGAAAATTAAATAAAGAGTTAGATGAAGAGCTAAAAGGATTAGCTAATAGTATGGAAAACTATGGTAACTTCTATGGACAAAACGTATTTATAGCTTCATCAGGAGTTTTACTTATCATGGGAACTTTAAAAGAATTAGGAATAAATGGAGTAGAGGCTTATGATATAGCTAAAGCAAGTATTCCTATGGCAATAATAGCTATAGTTTTAGCAGGTATTAGAAACTTTATGTTTGATAAAAAAATAAGAGCAAAGAAAGGTGATATTAATGATTAATACACTTCTTGAAATAATGTATATAATTTGTGGAATAGTTTTAGTAGTTTGTGGAATATATGCTTTTAATGATAAAAATAATCCTAAGAGAATAGGAAGTGCAATATTTTGGATTATTTTTGGAATTATTTTTATGGCAGGACCATATATGAATCCAACTTTAGTAGGAGCTTTACTTTTAGTAATGGGGGTATTAACAGCTACTAAAAATGTTAAAGTTGGAAGTTTAAAAAATAGTAGTGATGAGTATAGAATAATCCAAGAAGAAAAAATTGGAAATAAAATTTTTATTCCAGCACTTTCTATTGGAGTTCTAGCTTTTGCTGTAGCACAATTTACTAAATTAGGTGGACTTATTGGATTAGGAGTTGGAGCTCTTGTTTCTCTAATTTTAACTATGATTGTAACTAAAGAGCATGTTAAAAATATTCCTTATGACTCTTCAAGAATGTTACAACAAATGGGAGCTAGTGTAATTTTACCTCAACTTTTAGGTGCTTTAGGAGCTCTTTTTGCTAAAGCTGGAGTTGGAGAAGTTGTAGCAAATATTATGGGAGGAATTATTCCAGATGGAAGTAAAATATTTGGAGTAATTGGATATTGTTTAGCTATGGCTATATTTACTATGATAATGGGAAATGCCTTTGCGGCTTTTGCTGTAATTACAGCTGGAATAGGAGTACCTTTTGTTATTAATTTAGGAGCTAACCCAGCAATAGTAGGAGCTTTAGGACTTACAGCTGGATATTGTGGAACTTTAATGACTCCAATGGCAGCAAACTTTAATATAGTTCCTGCTTCTATTCTTGAAATGGAAAATAAAAATGGTATAATATTAGTACAAGCTCCAATAGCTGCAACATTACTAATAATTCATATAATACTTATGTATATATTAGCATTTTAATAAATTAGTAGGAGGAATAAAATGAAAGTATTAATTACAGGATTTGACCCATTTGGTGGAGAGAAAATAAATCCAGCTTGGGAAGCTGTTAAAGGATTACCAGATAATATTGAAGGGGCAGAGATTATAAAATTACAAATACCTACAGTATTTAAAAAATCTGCTCAAAAATTATTTGAAAATATAGATATGGTAAAACCAGATGTTGTTATTTGTGTAGGACAAGCTGGTGGAAGATTTGAGTTTTGTGTAGAAAGAGTAGCTATAAATTTAGATGATGGAAGAATTCCTGATAATGAAGGATATCAACCAGTAGATGTTAAAGTATTTGAAGATGGAGAAAATGCTTATTTCTCAAACTTACCTATTAAAGCTATGGTAGAGGAAGTTAAAAAAGCTGGAGTTCCTGCTGCT encodes:
- a CDS encoding exodeoxyribonuclease VII large subunit; the protein is MQVQDIYEVTTEDSQIFKKYLEARNKIDKIECERKKEDILTEDKIIKSLADKKELKFLYVVSEKGNNGNNDILDDLYTSTSKDKKIESRQKNNLFSFFGIDFEKEENILRTKFTEEEWKKTLIKIEEYRKEKDYSAVVFIKGGGSTTSFFDDELFCLSVLELGLPIITAIGHSKDDDRLLCQLADINYKTPSYLGQSFLKLIYMNFSTSKDKKLKIKDKEISELKEKLFIYEQNKKLLNKEIENLQEYEYQNRKLKEEISNLKSNNHIFEENTKILNRKIKTRNILLLFLIPLVILLNIIYLSFFNPKNISSKSTKEPVKEEIKPKKESNNNLIEKVQEKISQKVEDKKIIKEEKTKRLIYSEDDVYTVLLWKGYKGEQAISNFQKDNNMKVTGKVDEILLKKLGIKYRYE
- a CDS encoding branched-chain amino acid ABC transporter permease produces the protein MEFIMQIINGLQIGSIYALVSLGYTMVYGIAQLINFAHGDIIMVGAYVSLFSIPVFTRMGLPVWLTVVPAIVLCVVLGMLTERVAYRPLRNSPRISNLITAIGVSLFLENLFMKIFTPNTRAFPKVFTQEPIRFGEIYLNYGTVVTIVLTLILSIGLQYFMKKTKYGKAMLATSEDYGAAKLVGINVNSTIQLTFAIGSGLAAIASVLYVSAYPQVQPLMGSMLGIKAFIAAVLGGIGILPGAVIGGFILGIVESLTRAYLSSQLADAFVFAILIIVLLVKPTGLLGKNIREKV
- a CDS encoding DNA alkylation repair protein; its protein translation is MNLKNIIWNEENYQEFINYLISLEDIEYKKFHFKLLGAEKNLIGIRTPKLKEIAKEISKGKWEDFIKCSQNNYYEEEVIKGLTLGFIKCNFETRRYYLNNFINEIDNWAICDITVGNLKFLKKEKDIYYNFIKECVLSNERWRIRFGLVILLSYYLEEKYINEIFSLCSSITNKEYYVKMAQAWLISIMFIKFRDKTMEYLKNNGLDSWIQNKAIQKIRESTRVSKEDKDFILQFKK
- a CDS encoding branched-chain amino acid ABC transporter permease; translation: MNHVKRWSYALTLILVVIGYFLLTGLISSGMISRYQTTVMIFICINIILAVSLNITVGCLGQITIGHAGFMSVGAYTAALVAKTGIVEGLPGYIIALIIGGIVAGIIGVIIGIPALRLNGDYLAIITLAFGEIIRVLIEYFDFTGGAQGLRGIPRFNNFGIIYIIMVACVMMMFSLMTSRHGRAILSIRDDEIASGASGINTTYYKTFAFTVSAIFAGVAGGIYAHNLGILGARQFDFNYSINILVMVVLGGMGSFTGSIISAIALTILPEVLREFSDYRMIVYSLLLILTMIFRPTGLLGRKEFQISKFVERFIVKKKGATNGK
- a CDS encoding ABC transporter ATP-binding protein — its product is MANRILHAQDINITFGALRAVSDFNLELREKELVGLIGPNGAGKTTVFNILTGVYSATSGTYTFNGEIVKKTPTYKLVKKGLARTFQNIRLFKYMSVLDNVLVANNFNMKYGIFTGTFRLPKFWLEERKAKKKALNLLRIFDLDKYADAPAGSLPYGQQRKLEIARAMATNPKVLLLDEPAAGMNPTETEELMKTIKLIRDKFGIAILLIEHDMKLVLGICERLIVLDHGTIIASGDPQKVVNDPAVVTAYLGKDDDNFEEEEE
- a CDS encoding DUF979 domain-containing protein; amino-acid sequence: MINTLLEIMYIICGIVLVVCGIYAFNDKNNPKRIGSAIFWIIFGIIFMAGPYMNPTLVGALLLVMGVLTATKNVKVGSLKNSSDEYRIIQEEKIGNKIFIPALSIGVLAFAVAQFTKLGGLIGLGVGALVSLILTMIVTKEHVKNIPYDSSRMLQQMGASVILPQLLGALGALFAKAGVGEVVANIMGGIIPDGSKIFGVIGYCLAMAIFTMIMGNAFAAFAVITAGIGVPFVINLGANPAIVGALGLTAGYCGTLMTPMAANFNIVPASILEMENKNGIILVQAPIAATLLIIHIILMYILAF
- a CDS encoding ABC transporter substrate-binding protein, producing MKKLTLMLLGLSFLITACGGKEETTAKTSQATETIKIGGLGPLTGPLAIYGVTATNGSKLAFEEINKNGGILGKQVEFVLFDEKGDSTEAVTAYNRLVDEGVVALVGDITSKPSLAVAEIAAQDNMPMITPTGTQFNITEAGPNVFRVCFTDPYQGVILANLAKNNLNAKTVAIMVNNSSDYSDGVAEAFVKEAERLGLKIVAKEGYAEGDKDFRAQLTKVAATNPDVLLVPDYYEQVALITTQAREVGVKSTFIGPDGWDGVAKALDSSAYGAIENSYFTNHYSVEDQNEKVQNFLKAYREKYKDEPSAFSALSYDAAYLMKDAIEKAGSTDKEAVVKAMKESNFDGVTGHLRFDEKNNPVKAVAVLKVVNGNYTFDSVIQPE
- a CDS encoding ABC transporter ATP-binding protein, with the translated sequence MRKETMLEVKDLHVYYDNIHALKGISLKVGKGEVVSLIGANGAGKTTTLQTISGLIHAKHGSIIFEGEDITKIECHKICEKGIAQVPEGRRVFARLPVKDNLKLGAFTVNDTPENLEKDRAKFYEVFPRMAERKNQLAGTLSGGEQQMLAMGRALMSRPKLLILDEPSMGLSPLFVKEIFSVIKRLKEAGTTILLVEQNAKMALSVADYAYVIETGKITMEGYAKDLLNNADVKKAYLGA
- the pcp gene encoding pyroglutamyl-peptidase I, which encodes MKVLITGFDPFGGEKINPAWEAVKGLPDNIEGAEIIKLQIPTVFKKSAQKLFENIDMVKPDVVICVGQAGGRFEFCVERVAINLDDGRIPDNEGYQPVDVKVFEDGENAYFSNLPIKAMVEEVKKAGVPAAVSNTAGTFVCNHIMYSLLYYINKNNLNIRGGFIHVPYITEQVLDKKNTPYMDLKAITKGLEASIKAIKNNEVDIKVSGGKEF
- a CDS encoding DUF969 domain-containing protein, which encodes MIKLIGVLIILLGFTLKLDTIAVVLLAGVATGLVSSMDFTEILNVLGTAFVSTRYMTLLLLTLATVGILERNGLRERAAKCISSLQGATCGKVLTLYVIIRTIAGAMSLRLGGHVQFIRPLVYPMAKGAAEREGKLNKELDEELKGLANSMENYGNFYGQNVFIASSGVLLIMGTLKELGINGVEAYDIAKASIPMAIIAIVLAGIRNFMFDKKIRAKKGDIND
- a CDS encoding GNAT family N-acetyltransferase, giving the protein MKNKILETERLYLRKLTDDDFENLCKILQDKNVMYAYEHAFSNEEVKEWLTRQQKRYVNDGFGLWGVILKENNEMIGQCGLTLQDYKDKKVVEIGYLFQKKFWHKGYAIESAKACKEYAFNILNIDEVFSIIRDNNFSSQKVAIKNGMEKRDLIIKHYYNMDMPHFVFSVRKK